A genome region from Vulpes lagopus strain Blue_001 chromosome 7, ASM1834538v1, whole genome shotgun sequence includes the following:
- the LOC121495345 gene encoding myocyte-specific enhancer factor 2B-like isoform X3 has product MQEVLGRGQAEDRREAGCLVSLSISPLCPLFLPCQGQGLSIQLGQWGGKKSRSRAFWTKGIGSANRLFQYASTDMDRVLLKYTEYSEPHESRTNTDILETLKRRGVGLDGPELEPDEGPEGPGEKLRRLAGDGGDPALPRPRLYPAAPTMPSPDMVYGALPPPGCDPSGLGEALPAQSRPSPFRPAAPKAGPPGLAHPLFSPSHLASKTPPPLYLAADGRRPDLPGSLAGARGGLSTSRGLYGSLQSPCSATAPGPPLGSFPFLPAGPPEYSLGDPPPPPGLLQPPTLAPWQHSRGDGPPAAPPQPSGGRSLSEEGPPARGASPPTPPVSIKSERLSPAPGGPGDFPKTFPYPLLLSRPLAEPLRPGPPLRRLPTADGWAR; this is encoded by the exons TGCTTGGCAGGGGGCAGGCGGAAGACAGAAGGGAAGCTGGGTGCCTGGTCTCACTTTCCATCAGCCCACTctgtcctctcttccttccctgccaAGGCCAAGGTCTTTCCATCCAGCTTGGAcaatggggaggaaaaaaatccagatcTCGCGCATTCTGGACCAAAGGAATCGGCAG CGCCAATCGCCTCTTCCAGTATGCCAGCACGGACATGGACCGCGTGCTCCTGAAGTACACGGAGTACAGTGAGCCCCATGAGAGCCGCACCAACACCGACATCCTCGAG ACACTGAAGCGGAGGGGTGTGGGCCTCGATGGACCAGAGCTGGAGCCAGATGAAGGGCCCGAGGGGCCAGGAGAGAAGCTGCGGAGGTTGGCAGGTGACGGGGGTGACCCAGCCTTGCCCCGGCCCCGGCTCTAT CCAGCAGCCCCTACAATGCCTAGCCCAGACATGGTATATggggccctgcccccaccaggctGTGACCCCAGTGGGCTTGGGGAGGCCCTTCCTGCCCAGAGCCGCCCATCCCCTTTCCGGCCAGCGGCCCCCAAAGCTGGACCCCCAG GCCTGGCACACCCTCTCTTTTCACCGAGCCACCTTGCCAGCAAGACACCACCACCCCTGTACTTGGCAGCAGATGGGCGGAGGCCGGACCTGCCTGGTAGCCTGGCAGGGGCCCGAGGGGGACTGAGCACCTCG CGAGGCCTCTATGGTAGCCTACAGAGTCCGTGCTCTGCCACAGCTCCAGGACCCCCACTGGGTagtttccccttcctccctgcaggCCCCCCAG AATATAGTCTAGGagaccctcctccaccccctggcCTACTGCAGCCCCCTACGCTGGCCCCCTGGCAGCACTCGAGGGGCGATGGGCCCCCAgccgcccctccccagcccag tgGGGGCCGAAGCCTGAGTGAGGAGGGGCCCCCCGCCCGCGGTGCCTCCCCGCCGACCCCCCCAGTCAGCATCAAGTCCGAGCGCCTCTCGCCGGCCCCCGGGGGCCCCGGAGACTTTCCCAAGACTTTCCCCTACCCCTTGCTCCTGTCCCGGCCCCTGGCGGAGCCGCTACGGCCCGGGCCGCCCCTGCGCCGACTGCCCACTGCGGACGGCTGGGCCCGGTAG